GGGGCACCCAAGCACGAAAGCAAAAGACCAATGCCGTGATCTGCACAATATCGCCTAAACCCCTCCGGCGGTTCCTGGTTGTCCGCAAAGGCCACACAGGATACACTTTCCTTCCCCAAGCGGGCTAAAAACCTCTCCCGTTCTTCCGGAATCAGAAGTCTTTTTACGGCGCTGTCAGAAAGTACGAGTATGCTTTCTGGAGAGACAAGCGGAAAATCGTTCGGTTCGGCAATCAAAAAACATTCGGGGCAACAGGAGGCAGGAAATTCGCGGTCGGTCAGGGAAAAGACCTCCCGGAGACCCAGCCTTGCCTCCGATCCTTCCAGAAGCCCCCTGATCGATTTTCTCCTCAAAAGAAAGCTTTCGCCCCGCTCTTCCTAACAGGTCTCATCCTTTTCAGCAATGGCCTGATATAATTCATCAATAGTCTTTGCTTCCAGCAATTTTTTCCGAAATCCTGCATCCTTGAGCATCCGGGAGAGCTTCGCGAGGGTCTTCAGATGCTGCCCCGTCGACTGTTCGGGCGCAACGAGGAGAAAAAAGAGGTGGACGGGCTTGCTGTCCATTGCCTCAAAGGGGATCCCCGCATCACTTTTTCCAAAGGCGATATATATATCGTCCAGATCCGCAAGCTTACCGTGCGGGATGGCAATACCGTCACCAATGCCTGTCGTGCCCAGTTTTTCCCGTTCCAGCAGGGTCTTGACCATGGCCGAATGATTAAATTCGATACTCCCACAGGTAAAAAGGGACGAGAGTTCGGAAAGCACATCCATCTTGTTTTTTGACTCCAAAGATACGGAGACGTATTCTTTTTTCAGCTTATCGATGATCTTCATTTCCGATGCCCCGCCAGTCAGCCGTTTGTTTCGATCACCGCTAAAGCACCGCCTTCACGGCGATACATGACATGAACGTTCTCAGTTTGGATATCTCGGTAAACCACGAAAAGATTCTTCGTTTCTTCCATCTGCATGGCCGCATCTTCCAGGGACATAGGTTGCAAATGAACCTTTTTCGTTTCCACCACGCGTGACATCGACGACTCGTCAAATTCCTCCACAACGGGTTCTCCAACCAGCGTACCGGTCTCCCTCCCCCCCGGTTTATGTGTCCGGATCTTTTCCTTATATTTTTTCAACTGGCGCTCCAGTTTGTCTACGGCGGTGTCGATAGCCAAGCGCATGTCCTTTGCTTCTTCCTTGCTGTTTATGTTCACACCATCTGCAATGAGGTTGATGTCAGCTAAATTTCTGAACTTTTCCACTTGAAGAACGACACGG
This Deltaproteobacteria bacterium DNA region includes the following protein-coding sequences:
- the raiA gene encoding ribosome-associated translation inhibitor RaiA, with amino-acid sequence MRITVTLRNGEDELWQREYVEDKMKKLDKYIDTPSEARVVLQVEKFRNLADINLIADGVNINSKEEAKDMRLAIDTAVDKLERQLKKYKEKIRTHKPGGRETGTLVGEPVVEEFDESSMSRVVETKKVHLQPMSLEDAAMQMEETKNLFVVYRDIQTENVHVMYRREGGALAVIETNG
- a CDS encoding PTS sugar transporter subunit IIA, translated to MKIIDKLKKEYVSVSLESKNKMDVLSELSSLFTCGSIEFNHSAMVKTLLEREKLGTTGIGDGIAIPHGKLADLDDIYIAFGKSDAGIPFEAMDSKPVHLFFLLVAPEQSTGQHLKTLAKLSRMLKDAGFRKKLLEAKTIDELYQAIAEKDETC